The Aspergillus flavus chromosome 2, complete sequence region GGGTGGCGATGCATTGCCGATCTTTAACTGACTGAGATTCACCCCACTCTTTAGGTCCCAGAACAATCAATCCCTCACAACCCCGGGAGTGCGCAACGGGTGTGGCACATTGCTATGGATGGATTGGCAGCGATCATAATTATCTCTGCAGCTGTGCTTAGCAAGTTAAGCCACCAACCAACGGAGGTGATCGCGAAAGGGAGATTAAGCTGTTCGCCCAACATGAGTGATGCGACAAATTGCTCTATTAGAGCTTGCAATCCTAGCCTTGCCTAAATATCGGTAGAACTTGCTATGGTGAGAAAATCTGGCAGATAGGATCACGTATGGAGAGTACCTAGCCGGCGAGGCCCAATCCCTCAACGAACGGTATGAGGTGGATATAAGGTGGATAGCGACTGGATCCTATGCCGATCTCTTCATATGAGTGTCCCCAGAATTAATTGCCCAGCACTTTGGGATAAAGATCACCAAATGAGGGAATTTCATGGAAGGTTCTAAAGGGTCAGGCCATTTTCAGGAGTCTCGGTCGTTCTTATTCAAGATTTGAGGTCATATAAGCGGTGCATGTCCTTGTCCCAGCACTAGTCACTTTCTGCCTTCATTGAGTAATGGATGACACAGTATGTAATCTCGGTGTTTTGGATGCATTATACAATGCTGACTTTTGGCCGAGGGAGGACATGCGAATGCAGCAaggatatagaaaagatttgGCTAGAAGCAATCTTTAGTAACTACTGGCCTTTTCAGATCAGGGTagaaggaggggaagtgCAGGATGAATATTAATATGAAAGGAATACTTCGCTGGGGTACGGAGGCGCATCGGGATTGAGAGCTTTTCGGAGCGATGAATGGTCGGTACTCTGTGCAAGGATACAAGGATCCTCTACAAGAAATGTAACCTTGAAGGATCTCCACTGTCCCCACTAGgtaaaaatattatataccGACCTCATGGCATTAAGGCCTATTAAAAAGCTTGTCGTAGCATTGGGTGTTACTTAAATGTCTTGAAACATGTAAATGTAATTTTCCTTCGTGGCATTTTAATACAGTGTCTGTAACCTTATCTGACAAGTCAAGAGTACGCGTACATCGCCAAAAGGACAAGACGGATGCAGTCCTCCGCGAGGGCTTACCTCAGACTGATTACCATATCAGCTACGAAGGTCTGTTCGTTGTCTACCTTGGTCTCAGTCCAGAAGGTAACAGCAATCTCTGGGTAGTCAAACCACCAAGGACCTTGTAAGGTACATGATGTGCATATGCTCCAAGGTACTCATGCACATTGTATAAAACGGTGAGCGAAGGGCAATGCTCCTAAGGGTCAACATTCGCCCTTTCTCGCGGCTACCATGTCTTCCTTTGATGCTCACAACGTTGACCTCGACACGGCTAGCCAGGCGGACATCCTCTGCTATCTGGCGCTGTCCGAGAATGACTACAACGGCCACCTCGGCGCCCGCATATCTTCTATATTCGTTATTTTCATCACCTCAACCTTTTTCACCGTGTTCCCCGTAATTGCCAAACGAGCTCCGGGGTTGAAGATCCCCTACCATGTTTACCTCTTCGCCAGATACTTCGGCACAGGCGTCATAGTTGCTACAGCGTTCATCCACCTACTGGATCCCGCATACAGCAGCATCGGCCCGAACTCATGTATCGGAGTGTCCGGACACTGGGGAGACTACTCATGGTGTGCGGCTATAGTCCTCGTCTCCGTCGTAACCATCTTCCTCTTGGACTTAGGCGCCGAAGTATACGTAGAGTACAAATACGGCGTCCAACGGAACGACGACGCCACAGAGGCCTTCATCACACACTCCTGCGCTTCGGATTCAGACAGTACATCTCATGCCGTGGAGTCCGGCACGCCGATCCGCAAAAGCACCGACATTCACACGGAAGTGGCCTCGGTACGTTCCGAGCGGGCATTCCGACAAGAAATCGCAGCCTTCCTGATCCTCGAGTTCGGAATCATATTCCACTCCGTCATAATTGGTCTGAACCTGGGCGTGACAGGCGAAGAATTCACGACTCTGTATCCTGTTCTGGTCTTTCATCAAGCCTTTGAAGGTCTAGGGATTGGTGCGCGTATGTCAGCGCTCCATTTTGG contains the following coding sequences:
- a CDS encoding putative high affinity zinc ion transporter (Fe2+/Zn2+ regulated transporter); its protein translation is MSSFDAHNVDLDTASQADILCYLALSENDYNGHLGARISSIFVIFITSTFFTVFPVIAKRAPGLKIPYHVYLFARYFGTGVIVATAFIHLLDPAYSSIGPNSCIGVSGHWGDYSWCAAIVLVSVVTIFLLDLGAEVYVEYKYGVQRNDDATEAFITHSCASDSDSTSHAVESGTPIRKSTDIHTEVASVRSERAFRQEIAAFLILEFGIIFHSVIIGLNLGVTGEEFTTLYPVLVFHQAFEGLGIGARMSALHFGSRRWLPWVLCLLYGLTTPISIAIGLGVRTSYNPGSKTAMIVQGVLDAISAGVLIYSGLVELLARDFLFDPDRTKRRSHLFVMVGCMLLGAGIMALLGKWA